One Verrucomicrobiota bacterium DNA window includes the following coding sequences:
- the groES gene encoding co-chaperone GroES, protein MANSMKPLGDRVLVQPIEEKESKQGGIIIPDTAKEKPQEGKIVALGTGKSDDKGEKIPFEVKKGDKVLYSKYGGTEVTIDGDKFLIMREDDILGVIG, encoded by the coding sequence ATGGCTAACAGCATGAAACCACTTGGAGATCGTGTCTTAGTTCAACCGATCGAAGAGAAAGAAAGTAAGCAAGGCGGGATCATCATCCCTGACACTGCTAAAGAAAAACCACAAGAAGGCAAAATCGTCGCCCTGGGAACTGGTAAATCAGATGATAAAGGCGAAAAGATTCCCTTTGAAGTTAAGAAGGGCGACAAAGTTCTATACTCCAAGTACGGAGGAACTGAAGTAACCATTGATGGAGATAAATTCCTCATCATGCGTGAAGACGACATTCTTGGCGTCATTGGCTAA